The Astyanax mexicanus isolate ESR-SI-001 chromosome 7, AstMex3_surface, whole genome shotgun sequence genome has a window encoding:
- the csgalnact2 gene encoding chondroitin sulfate N-acetylgalactosaminyltransferase 2 produces the protein MPRRGLLLQGRVRWLLLGVFLLFVLLFFSYLLECTPPADVSHVLPGLGGEPYGKEYYQALLQEQEERHLSRAASLKRQIAQLKQELQEMNDKLKTLQEKKEGPGPQGLVDGKDQEPGDLLEFLHSQIDKAEVSTGAKLPSEYALVPFESFTTTKVYQLEMGLTRHPEEKPVRKDRRDELVEVIEAGLDVLNNPDEEDGQEDDMPMQRQTFTDSHFVEGLYRTERDKGTLYELYFAKENSHEFRHVTLFRPFGPLMKVRSTSVDTASTIINIIVPLSGRTEAFAQFLHNFREVCIQQDKRVHLTVVYFGQEGLQEVKSSLRKMSSEESFTNYTLIPVDEEFSRGRGLDISAHAWKKSSDVLMFFCDVDIYFTLEFLSTCRLNTTPGKRVFYPVVFSLYNPAIVYGNLELTPPIEHQLSHKKDAGFWRDFGFGMTCQYRSDFLDIGGFDLEVKGWGVEDVHLYRKYLRSDLIVMRTPVSGLFHLWHEKLCADELTPEQYRMCIQSKAMNEASHSHLGMLVFREEIENHLRKQAYKTQSRAAED, from the exons ATGCCCCGGCGAGGGCTGCTACTGCAGGGCCGGGTGCGCTGGCTCCTCCTGGGTGTATTCTTGCTGTTTGTGTTGCTGTTCTTTAGCTACCTGCTGGAGTGCACTCCTCCTGCAGATGTAAGTCATGTGTTACCTGGCCTTGGAGGGGAGCCTTATGGGAAGGAGTATTACCAGGCTCTGCTACAGGAGCAAGAGGAGCGGCACCTCAGTCGAGCTGCCAGCCTCAAACGACAGATTGCACAACTCAAACAGGAGCTACAGGAGATGAACGACAAGCTGAAGACCCTGCAGGAAAAGAAAGAGGGCCCAGGGCCACAAGGCCTGGTTGATGGCAAAGATCAGGAACCTGGTGACCTCCTGGAATTCTTGCATTCGCAGATCGATAAGGCAGAAGTGAGTACTGGGGCAAAGCTTCCCAGTGAGTACGCCTTAGTGCCCTTTGAGAGCTTCACCACTACGAAGGTTTACCAGCTGGAGATGGGCCTCACTCGGCATCCTGAGGAAAAGCCCGTACGGAAAGATCGTCGAGACGAGCTGGTGGAGGTGATTGAGGCAGGTCTGGATGTTTTAAACAACCCAGATGAAGAGGACGGTCAGGAAGACGACATGCCCATGCAGAGGCAGACCTTCACAGACAGCCACTTTGTTGAGG GGCTTTATAGGACTGAGCGGGACAAAGGCACCCTGTATGAACTCTACTTTGCGAAGGAGAATTCTCATGAATTCCGTCACGTCACCCTCTTTCGTCCCTTTGGTCCCCTGATGAAAGTCAGGAGTACATCTGTGGATACAGCCAGCACAATCATTAACATTATTGTGCCTCTGTCAGGCAGAACTGAAGCATTTGCCCAGTTTCTACACAACTTCAG ggAGGTTTGTATACAGCAGGACAAGCGTGTGCATCTCACAGTAGTCTACTTTGGGCAGGAGGGTTTGCAGGAAGTGAAGTCGTCCTTACGGAAAATGTCCAG TGAGGAGAGCTTCACCAACTACACCCTTATCCCCGTGGATGAAGAGTTTTCTcgtggaagagggctggacatCAGCGCTCACGCGTGGAAGAAATCGAGCGATGTGTTGATGTTCTTCTGTGACGTAGATATTTACTTCACACTTGAGTTCCTCAGCACCTGTCGACTCAATACAACCCCAG GCAAGCGAGTCTTCTATCCAGTAGTTTTTAGCCTGTACAATCCTGCTATAGTATATGGAAATCTTGAACTAACTCCACCTATTGAACATCAGCTG AGTCATAAAAAAGATGCTGGATTCTGGAGGGATTTTGGATTTGGTATGACTTGTCAGTATCGCTCAGACTTCCTCGACATAG gaggatttGATCTGGAAGTAAAAGGCTGGGGAGTGGAAGATGTCCACTTGTACAGGAAGTATCTGCGGAGCGACCTGATAGTGATGCGCACTCCTGTATCTGGTCTCTTCCACCTGTGGCATGAGAAGCTGTGTGCGGATGAGCTGACTCCAGAACAGTACCGCATGTGCATCCAGTCCAAGGCTATGAATGAAGCCTCCCACTCCCACCTGGGCATGTTGGTGTTTCGAGAAGAAATCGAAAACCATCTTCGCAAACAGGCCTACAAGACTCAGAGCAGAGCAGCAGAGGATTGA